One Xyrauchen texanus isolate HMW12.3.18 chromosome 34, RBS_HiC_50CHRs, whole genome shotgun sequence genomic window carries:
- the mamdc4 gene encoding apical endosomal glycoprotein: MVLSHRIFLLGLVLHTCQWAIALERVDCNSSPEDKCDFVCDCKDCTDEQDCGYLGRDFVCDFEHEGMCGWTDQSDEGAYMWQRQQRENTLPDSGPSSDYTTGTSTGWFMAVTAVTSDTPRTAVLESPKINQSAPTCRLRLRYFIWDSGHTGLGDTPLWGSVWQTDGEQAVVWRPESSSIRGWREATIYLGRILGPFHIRFHSRRSEGRQGDMSIDQLEFLDCALPIPPESGTCSPGFLKCKRGGCLEYYKVCDGTDDCGDGTDEENCEQYMSCNFEDDLCDWDLRPASSLKWIKTNQMNISLSEPLKGPGRDHSTNTMAGHFLYVTKPDVLKSDWANFQSPPLAPTNHTHPCRMVMYTHQFGPVSGGLAVLVAERQIYPVWERGGSHGDLWVKNEVEFVVNSTFQILFVAAIRDKAYGGIAVDDIVLSPECRLTNESMPVPIFPKPPARPCTEDSHFCDFEMDCSNAEDEAQCGDFSYEKGSSGWTDTSIGSQAWELMLEYNDSIKVEFLFLTSAPGQHLSEAQTRTPLLGPSGPACSLQFSYRLNGNNTDELSVYVVDSVLGTQPVLWEFSGRTNEMAGIWLKENVYIGARNHRFQLEFRARAQEISPSTQIAVKDVYYFDCHPQYIPSGDLSCNFEVNLCGWYQDQNDNYDWRIHSGMDHTIHDGSSLVVNMWDPLLRGLSGRLLSVKQESFNTEHCLTFFYKLYGPDTGALAVKLLFADGTEEVLWMSSGAHGNIWHEGHCPVPPQLTAFQLVIESIRSGFDGQLALDDVAFVSGSCSLPTMCSFESQTCGYTSSGKAKWIHQNWASAKTGPKTDHSLDTEKGFYMLAHSGADVLPLGSVMTLTSPVRSGLSHTECVHFWYYTGGDNPGTLKVYVKPSDGDSTMLFSSSFRLGHAWHRGQGNVSWHGDWQLQFEVEGGGGKESYTAIDDITYSTHSCPTTDSVCDLERGLCEWSNTQNPSLDWLDWDLNSAQAETFYSTPPNDNTLHTEEGHFLFLPNSHRDTASQNAWLLSPHMEPTNECCLSFWVYQPTLHDSKLIVWRLSEGGKHELLTLDEEDGGWKHFRVNITSETEYQIVFEGFKGQKGFLALDDIKYTVGVNCAMTDQKPSPSSNTGAIVASVIVVILLLIVLSALLVYYLKTKERSDAIIQDTSHVACNGFGNVIYESSSTEHVAEVDMKMTT, translated from the exons ATGGTTCTGAGCCACCGAATTTTCCTCCTGGGTCTTGTACTGCATACCTGCCAATGGG CAATCGCACTGGAGCGAGTTGACTGCAACAGTTCGCCAGAAGACAAATGTGACTTTGTTTGTGACTGCAAAGACTGTACAGATGAGCAAGACTGTG GGTACCTTGGAAGAGACTTTGTGTGTGATTTCGAGCATGAGGGGATGTGTGGATGGACTGACCAGTCTGATGAGGGTGCATACATGTGGCAGAGGCAGCAGAGAGAAAACACACTCCCTGACAGTGGACCATCCTCAGATTATACCACTGGCACCTCTACAG GCTGGTTCATGGCTGTAACGGCTGTGACTTCAGACACTCCCAGAACTGCTGTGCTTGAGTCCCCAAAGATAAACCAATCCGCCCCCACGTGCCGCCTTCGGCTCAGATACTTCATCTGGGACTCAG GTCACACAGGTCTGGGTGATACCCCACTGTGGGGGTCAGTGTGGCAAACTGATGGTGAGCAAGCTGTGGTATGGAGGCCAGAGAGCTCCAGTATCCGTGGCTGGAGGGAGGCAACTATTTACCTGGGGCGAATTCTGGGCCCTTTCCATATCCGGTTTCATTCCAGACGCTCTGAAGGGAGGCAGGGAGACATGTCCATTGATCAGCTGGAATTCCTAGATTGTGCCCTACCTa TTCCACCTGAAAGTGGAACATGCAGTCCTGGTTTTTTAAAGTGTAAGCGGGGTGGATGTCTGGAGTACTACAAGGTGTGTGATGGCACTGATGACTGTGGAGATGGAACAGATGAAGAGAACTGTG AGCAGTACATGAGCTGTAACTTTGAGGATGACCTTTGTGATTGGGACTTACGGCCAGCATCATCTTTGAAATGGATAAAGACTAATCAAATGAATATATCACTGTCTGAACCTCTTAAAGGACCTGGGAGAGACCACTCGACTAATACTATGGCAG GCCATTTCTTGTATGTAACTAAGCCAGATGTCCTAAAGAGTGATTGGGCAAATTTTCAAAGCCCTCCCCTGGCACCAACTAATCACACACACCCTTGTCGG ATGGTCATGTACACACATCAGTTTGGTCCAGTGTCTGGCGGACTTGCTGTATTGGTCGCAGAGAGACAAATCTACCCTGTATGGGAGCGTGGAGGTTCTCACGGGGATCTGTGGGTAAAGAATGAGGTGGAGTTTGTTGTCAATAGCACGTTCCAG ATTCTGTTTGTTGCTGCCATACGAGACAAGGCTTACGGAGGGATCGCTGTTGATGATATTGTTTTGTCCCCTGAATGCCGCCTAACCAATG AATCAATGCCAGTGCCAATCTTTCCAAAACCTCCTGCTCGCCCCTGCACAGAGGACAGTCACTTCTGTGACTTTGAGATGGACTGTTCGAATGCAGAAGATGAGGCTCAGTGTG GGGACTTCTCATATGAGAAAGGCAGTTCTGGTTGGACAGACACCAGTATTGGGAGCCAGGCCTGGGAGCTGATGCTAGAGTATAATGACTCCATCAAAG TGGAGTTCCTGTTTCTTACTAGCGCTCCTGGGCAGCACCTTAGTGAAGCCCAAACTCGTACCCCTCTCTTGGGTCCATCAGGTCCTGCATGCTCCCTACAATTCTCCTACCGTCTCAATGGAAATAACACAG ATGAGCTGTCAGTGTATGTTGTAGACAGTGTGTTGGGTACTCAACCTGTTCTGTGGGAGTTTTCTGGAAGGACCAATGAGATGGCAGGGATTTGGCTAAAGGAGAATGTCTATATTGGAGCCAGAAATCATCGCTTTCAG TTGGAGTTCAGGGCTCGTGCTCAAGAGATCTCCCCGAGCACCCAGATCGCAGTTAAGGATGTTTACTACTTTGACTGTCATCCTCAGTACATCCCCTCTGGTG ATTTGTCATGCAATTTTGAGGTGAATTTGTGCGGATGGTACCAGGACCAAAATGACAATTATGACTGGAGAATTCACAGTGGAATGGACCACACCATCCATGATG GTAGCAGTCTGGTGGTGAATATGTGGGACCCTTTGTTACGAGGACTGTCTGGACGTCTCCTCTCAGTCAAACAGGAGTCTTTTAACACAGAGCACTGTCTCACCTTCTTCTACAAACTCTATGGGCCAGACACGG GTGCTCTTGCTGTAAAGTTGCTATTTGCTGATGGTACGGAAGAGGTGTTGTGGATGAGCAGTGGTGCCCATGGCAACATCTGGCATGAGGGCCATTGCCCTGTGCCTCCTCAGCTAACTGCCTTTCAG TTGGTGATTGAATCCATTCGTTCTGGTTTTGATGGACAATTGGCTTTGGATGATGTGGCATTTGTGTCAGGGTCATGTTCTCTGCCCACCATGTGCTCATTTGAGAGTCAGACTTGTGGCTACACCAGTTCTGGTAAAGCCAAGTGGATACACCAGAATTGGGCATCAGCCAAAACTGGCCCCAAGACTGACCACAGTCTGGATACAGAAAAGg GGTTTTACATGCTGGCTCACAGTGGTGCGGATGTTCTTCCCCTGGGCAGTGTGATGACCTTGACCTCTCCTGTACGCTCTGGTTTGAGTCACACTGAATGTGTACATTTCTGGTACTATACAGGAGGAGATAATCCAG GCACTCTGAAGGTTTATGTAAAGCCATCAGATGGAGACAGTACAATGTTATTCTCCAGCAGTTTCAGGCTGGGACATGCTTGGCATCGTGGCCAGGGGAATGTCAGTTGGCATGGGGACTGGCAG CTGCAGTTTGAGGTAGAGGGAGGAGGGGGAAAAGAGAGTTATACTGCCATTGATGACATCACCTACTCAACCCACAGCTGTCCCACAACAG ATAGTGTCTGTGATCTAGAAAGAGGTCTGTGTGAATGGTCCAACACTCAGAACCCATCACTAGACTGGTTAGACTGGGACCTGAACAGTGCACAAGCAGAGACATTCTACAGCACACCACCAAATGACAACACACTGCACACAGAAGAAG GTCACTTCCTGTTTCTTCCTAACTCTCACAGGGACACTGCTTCCCAGAATGCCTGGCTGCTGAGCCCTCACATGGAACCAACCAATGAATGCTGCCTGAGTTTTTGGGTTTATCAGCCCACCCTAC ATGACAGTAAACTCATTGTGTGGAGGCTATCTGAAGGGGGCAAACACGAATTGCTGACACTGGATGAAGAGGATGGAGGCTGGAAACATTTCCGTGTCAATATCACCTCTGAAACAGAGTACCAG ATTGTATTTGAGGGATTTAAAGGACAGAAGGGTTTTCTTGCCCTGGATGACATAAAGTACACAGTTGGAGTGAACTGTGCAATGACAGACCAGAAAC
- the phpt1 gene encoding 14 kDa phosphohistidine phosphatase — MSADRLAKIPEVDLDPNGVFKYVLIRVHSIDDDSYVDIVRGYAWAEYHADIYDRVAGELERGGGVDCECLGGGRIRHDSAEKKIHVYGYSMGFGRAKHAVSTEKIKTCYSDYEVTWSDEGY; from the exons ATGTCTGCCGATCGGCTCGCTAAAATCCCCGAGGTTGATTTAGATCCAAACGGCGTGTTCAAATACGTCCTGATACGGGTGCACAGTATAGACGATGATTCTTATGTTGATATTGTGAGAGGATACGCATGGGCCGAATATCATG CTGACATCTATGACCGTGTTGCTGGAGAACTGGAGAGAGGTGGAGGAGTAGACTGTGAGTGTCTCGGAGGAGGAAGAATCAGACATGACAGTGCAGAAAAAAAGATCCATGTCTATGGCTATTCAATG GGCTTTGGGAGAGCAAAGCATGCCGTttccacagagaaaataaaaacttGTTATTCAGACTATGAGGTGACATGGTCGGATGAGGGGTATTGA